CACCTACTCCGGAGGTGACGAATGACCAAGCGCGCAAGACCAACAAGCCCGCGCCCGACCATCCCTGGCGCAAGCAGGGAACCTTTCGCCGGACATTTCTAAATCAACCAGACCCCGGACTTTTCTAAATCAACGCGACACACCCGGCAGACGAAAGGCTTTCGGGCGAGGAGGCGAGCCGGGAGATGCACGGCGGCGCGGCGGCGTCCCTCAACCGCGTCTGCCGATGCAAACGCAGAAGCGCGCCGGCGGATGCGGGCGCGCTTCGTCGTGTTCGGGAGATGCGGGCTGCCGCTTCGGCTCAGAAGCTCTTGACCAGCTCCACGGCCACGCCGGCCTGCTGCGTCCACTCGGGGCGCGGGCCCACCTGGATGCGCACGTGCATGTCCAGCCGGTTGAGCAGCTTCTCCAGGCGCTCCTGGCTGAAGCCCTCCACCTTGGCGTTGGCGAGCTTCGAGAAGTCCGGCTGGCCGATGTCCAGGAGGTCGGCGGCGGCCTTCTGCTTGAGACCGCGGCGCTTGCACTCCTGGACGATCAGGAATGCCAGGTCCACGCGGGCGCGGTACTCGTCGGGGTTGGGAAGACCGAGACGCTCGAAGAGATCGTCACGGATTACGGGCCCGATGGAATTTTCGCTCATGGGAGATCTCCTTTGTGCAGTAGCGCCGCTGATAGTCTTCCCTGGCCGCCTTCAGCCGGGCTTCGATGGTGTTGATGTCCGGCTTGGGCGTCCCGATCCCCGACGTGCTCTTCTTCTTGAAGACGTGCAGCAGGTACACGCATTCCGGAAAGTCGGCCACGTAGGCGGCGCGGTACGTGTCGCGGTCGAAGTCCTCGACCAGCTTCATCACCTCGCGCGAGACGCCCTCGCGGAACGGCCGCGCCTCGGAGGGATGCCCGCCGTTCTGCACGAACCGCAGCGCAGCCCCGAACCTTCCTCTCACCGCTTCCGGCATGCCCGTCAGGTCGTCCAGCGCAGAGCCGATGGGCACCAGATCCTTCGATTTCGGTAGACGCATGATCAATATGGTTGAATGACCATAATAAGGCAAGACCCTCTCCACAAGATCCATCGAACCGCGGGAGAACAGGTACGGCAGGAC
The genomic region above belongs to Longimicrobiaceae bacterium and contains:
- a CDS encoding type II toxin-antitoxin system RelE/ParE family toxin encodes the protein MPIGSALDDLTGMPEAVRGRFGAALRFVQNGGHPSEARPFREGVSREVMKLVEDFDRDTYRAAYVADFPECVYLLHVFKKKSTSGIGTPKPDINTIEARLKAAREDYQRRYCTKEISHERKFHRARNP
- a CDS encoding helix-turn-helix transcriptional regulator, which encodes MSENSIGPVIRDDLFERLGLPNPDEYRARVDLAFLIVQECKRRGLKQKAAADLLDIGQPDFSKLANAKVEGFSQERLEKLLNRLDMHVRIQVGPRPEWTQQAGVAVELVKSF